The window CCTCGGCCGCGGGCACCACGCTGAGGTGGCCGGCCGTGCGCCGCGCGCGGCCCGCCCGGCTCGCCCGGCGCGCCGCCGTCGGCCGACGAGGCTCGCGCAGGACCAGCGTCAGCCGCGTGTACCCCATGTCATGAAGGGACTTGGGGGTCTCGCCGACGATCCGGCACTCCGTACGCCCCCACCTCGGGTCGGGGTGCAGCAGGGGCCGCACCGCACCGTCGTGCTCCACGGCGTGCGGCCCGACCGAGCGGATCCAGTGCGGCAGGCCGTGCCGGTAGGCGGCGTCCATGATCGGATCCTGGGCGATGTCCCGCAGGATCGACTGCAGCACGTGATCGTGGCCGTGCCGCTCCACGGTCGCGGCGAAGTGCGCCAGCATCGGCAGGCACCAGCTCGACTCGTGCTCGGCGAGGACCGTGGCCGCGTCCGGATGGAACAGGACGAACCGGAGGAAGTTGTCGCCCGGCATGGCGGTGGGGTGCGGGCCGACCTCACGGAAAAGTGTCTCGAACGCACCGTTCGCCAGGACGACATCCCAGCGGTGGTCGACGACGACGGACGGGAAGGGAACGGAGTCCAGGAGTGCTGCGTAGTCCTGGAGATACGCCTGGGCCTCAAGACTCTCGGGGACGGGTCGCGGCTGCGGCCGGGGCCCTCCTGCCTGGTACGCCATCGGGAGGTCCACCCCTCTTGCCTATGCGGCCTTCACGCGGCGTCGTGATCCTGCTACCCCGGCCGGAGCGGTGTCAACTATCGTGGCATTTGCCGCCCGTTGACGGCTGAATCCCGCCACAGTTGTGGCGAGACCTGGATGTGAGTTCGACCAAAGAGCTACTCTCCGGTCTTCGGGCAGTTCACGCTGCACAGCGCGGATCCGCACAGGGACTTCACGTCCGAGGGATCCGGTTCCCCACCAGCGGTCGAGA of the Streptomyces aurantiacus genome contains:
- a CDS encoding MmyB family transcriptional regulator, coding for MAYQAGGPRPQPRPVPESLEAQAYLQDYAALLDSVPFPSVVVDHRWDVVLANGAFETLFREVGPHPTAMPGDNFLRFVLFHPDAATVLAEHESSWCLPMLAHFAATVERHGHDHVLQSILRDIAQDPIMDAAYRHGLPHWIRSVGPHAVEHDGAVRPLLHPDPRWGRTECRIVGETPKSLHDMGYTRLTLVLREPRRPTAARRASRAGRARRTAGHLSVVPAAEV